A region from the Paenibacillus humicola genome encodes:
- the fabF gene encoding beta-ketoacyl-ACP synthase II: protein MKQRVVVTGMGVMTSLGSDLERFWGNLMEGRSGVSHIDAFDVSEYTTQIGAEIKNFNPEDYGIDKKEARRMDRFVQFAVAASLAALKDAQLEIGANVDAERTGVMIGSGIGGLGTWEDQHNILLEKGPKRVSPFFIPMMIANMASGQVSMATGAKGPNSTAVTACATGTHSIGDSYKMIQRGDADAMICGGAEATIRPTGMAGFCSMRAMSTRNDEPAKASRPFDIDRDGFVMGEGAGILVLESLEGAQKRGARIYAEIVGYGMSGDAHHMTEPDPDGAARCMVRALKDGGIEPVEIDYINAHGTSTPIGDKSETTAIKKAFGEHAYKLAVSSTKSMTGHLLGAAGGVEAVILGLTIVNGIIPPTINLDNQDPECDLDYVPNKPRQADVRIGMSNSFGFGGHNATIAMKKYEA from the coding sequence ATGAAACAGAGAGTGGTCGTTACGGGCATGGGCGTTATGACTTCGCTCGGCTCCGATCTGGAACGGTTTTGGGGCAATTTAATGGAAGGCCGGTCGGGCGTCTCGCATATCGATGCGTTTGATGTATCGGAATATACGACGCAAATCGGCGCCGAAATCAAAAATTTCAACCCGGAAGACTATGGAATCGATAAAAAAGAAGCGCGCCGTATGGACCGGTTCGTCCAGTTTGCGGTTGCCGCCAGCTTGGCCGCGCTCAAGGACGCTCAGCTCGAAATCGGGGCGAACGTCGACGCGGAACGCACGGGCGTCATGATCGGCTCCGGCATCGGAGGACTCGGGACATGGGAGGACCAGCACAATATTTTGCTGGAAAAAGGGCCCAAGCGTGTCAGCCCGTTCTTCATCCCGATGATGATCGCGAATATGGCGTCAGGCCAAGTGTCCATGGCGACAGGCGCAAAAGGCCCGAACAGCACGGCGGTCACCGCTTGCGCGACCGGAACGCATTCCATCGGGGATTCGTATAAAATGATTCAGCGCGGCGATGCTGACGCGATGATTTGCGGCGGCGCGGAAGCGACGATCCGTCCGACCGGCATGGCCGGCTTCTGCTCGATGCGGGCGATGTCCACGCGCAACGACGAGCCGGCCAAAGCGAGCCGGCCGTTCGATATCGACCGCGACGGCTTCGTGATGGGCGAAGGCGCCGGCATCCTCGTGCTGGAGTCGCTCGAAGGCGCGCAGAAGCGCGGTGCGCGCATCTATGCGGAGATCGTCGGCTACGGCATGAGCGGCGACGCCCATCATATGACCGAGCCCGACCCGGACGGCGCCGCGCGCTGCATGGTGCGCGCGCTGAAGGACGGCGGCATCGAGCCGGTCGAGATCGATTATATCAACGCGCACGGGACGTCGACGCCGATCGGCGACAAGTCGGAGACGACGGCGATCAAGAAAGCGTTCGGCGAACATGCGTACAAGCTGGCGGTCAGCTCGACCAAGTCGATGACCGGACACCTGCTTGGCGCCGCAGGCGGCGTCGAAGCGGTCATTTTGGGACTGACGATCGTAAACGGCATCATTCCGCCAACGATTAATTTGGACAACCAGGACCCGGAATGCGATCTTGATTACGTGCCGAACAAACCGCGCCAGGCGGACGTTCGCATCGGCATGTCCAATTCGTTCGGTTTTGGCGGACACAACGCCACGATCGCGATGAAGAAATATGAAGCATGA
- the acpP gene encoding acyl carrier protein — protein MSDVFDRVKRIVVDRLGVDESEVTLEASFKDDLGADSLDVVELVMELEDEFDMEISDEDAEKITSVGEVVNYIQSHT, from the coding sequence ATGTCCGATGTTTTCGATCGTGTGAAACGCATCGTAGTCGACCGCCTTGGCGTGGACGAATCGGAAGTGACGCTCGAGGCGTCGTTTAAAGACGACTTAGGCGCTGACTCTCTCGATGTCGTTGAGCTCGTCATGGAACTGGAAGACGAGTTCGATATGGAGATCTCTGATGAAGATGCAGAGAAAATTACCAGTGTGGGAGAAGTTGTGAATTACATACAATCTCATACGTAA
- the fabG gene encoding 3-oxoacyl-[acyl-carrier-protein] reductase: MFADLTGKIALVTGASRGIGRAIAIALAEAGADVAINYAGGESAAAETAKAVEAAGRRALIVQANVGKSAEFDAMAKQVIETFGTIDILVNNAGITRDNLIMRMKEEDFDAVIETNLKGVFNGIKAVTRPMMKQRSGRIINISSVAGSLGNPGQANYVAAKAGVIGLTKASARELASRGITVNCVAPGFIQTDMTDKLPEDMKAKLQDDIPLGSLGRPEDIAAAVRFLASDAASYMTGQTIHIDGGMYM; encoded by the coding sequence TTGTTTGCAGACCTCACGGGCAAAATCGCGCTGGTTACCGGCGCTTCCCGCGGCATCGGCCGCGCGATCGCGATTGCGCTTGCGGAAGCGGGCGCGGATGTGGCGATCAATTACGCAGGCGGTGAATCGGCCGCGGCCGAAACGGCGAAAGCGGTCGAAGCGGCCGGCCGCCGGGCGCTTATCGTCCAGGCGAACGTCGGCAAATCCGCCGAGTTCGACGCGATGGCGAAGCAGGTGATCGAGACGTTCGGCACGATTGACATTTTGGTCAACAATGCCGGCATTACGCGGGATAACCTGATCATGCGCATGAAGGAAGAGGATTTCGACGCCGTCATTGAAACGAATCTAAAGGGCGTGTTCAACGGCATCAAAGCCGTCACCCGCCCGATGATGAAACAGCGGTCCGGCCGCATCATCAACATTTCCTCCGTCGCCGGCTCGCTCGGCAATCCGGGCCAGGCCAATTACGTGGCGGCGAAAGCCGGAGTGATCGGACTGACGAAGGCGTCCGCCCGCGAGCTCGCTTCGCGCGGAATTACGGTGAACTGTGTTGCGCCAGGTTTTATTCAAACCGACATGACCGACAAGCTGCCGGAAGACATGAAGGCGAAGCTGCAGGACGACATCCCGCTCGGGTCGCTCGGCAGACCGGAGGATATCGCGGCCGCAGTCCGTTTTTTGGCCTCGGACGCCGCCTCGTATATGACCGGACAGACGATTCATATCGACGGCGGAATGTATATGTAA
- the fabD gene encoding ACP S-malonyltransferase translates to MGKTAFVFPGQGAQAVGMGKDAFETNDAARAIFERADKALGFALSDIIFEGPDEALKQTANTQPALLTVSIALLEAFRSRGITPDYAAGHSLGEYSALVTAGVLTFEDAVRTVRARGEYMEMAVPGGQGAMAAVLGAEREALAALCEAVTAEAGAVELANVNCPGQIVVSGTSAGVQAVIERAREAGAKRAIPLEVSGPFHSSLMKPAAARLADTLAELTMNDASFPVIANVTAQPVAEAAQIRRLLAEQVYSPVLWEDSVRWLIERGGVDRFVEIGSGTVLAGLIKKIDKSVSIVSINRLSAMEAIAAAQ, encoded by the coding sequence ATGGGTAAAACCGCATTTGTTTTTCCCGGCCAAGGCGCTCAGGCGGTCGGCATGGGGAAAGACGCTTTCGAGACGAACGATGCGGCGCGCGCGATCTTCGAGCGCGCGGACAAGGCGCTCGGCTTCGCCTTGAGCGACATCATTTTCGAGGGGCCGGACGAGGCGCTGAAGCAGACGGCCAACACGCAGCCCGCGCTGCTCACCGTCAGCATTGCGCTGCTGGAAGCCTTCCGCTCGCGCGGCATAACACCCGATTACGCCGCCGGCCACAGCCTTGGCGAATACAGCGCCCTGGTGACGGCGGGCGTGCTGACGTTCGAGGACGCCGTGCGCACCGTCCGCGCCCGGGGCGAATATATGGAAATGGCGGTGCCTGGCGGACAGGGCGCGATGGCGGCGGTTCTCGGCGCCGAACGCGAAGCGCTGGCCGCGCTGTGCGAAGCGGTCACGGCGGAAGCCGGCGCCGTTGAGCTCGCCAACGTCAACTGCCCGGGACAAATCGTCGTCTCCGGCACGTCGGCCGGCGTACAAGCCGTTATCGAACGGGCCAGAGAAGCGGGCGCGAAACGCGCTATCCCGCTGGAGGTTAGCGGCCCGTTCCACTCGTCGTTGATGAAGCCGGCGGCGGCACGGCTGGCGGATACGCTTGCGGAGCTGACGATGAACGACGCCTCGTTTCCCGTCATCGCCAACGTAACGGCACAGCCTGTCGCCGAAGCGGCTCAAATCCGCCGTTTGCTGGCGGAGCAGGTCTATTCCCCGGTCCTGTGGGAGGACAGCGTCCGCTGGCTGATCGAACGGGGCGGCGTCGACCGTTTTGTCGAAATCGGTTCGGGCACCGTCCTGGCGGGCCTGATCAAGAAAATCGACAAGTCCGTCAGCATCGTTTCGATCAACAGGCTGAGCGCAATGGAAGCGATAGCGGCAGCACAATAA
- a CDS encoding beta-ketoacyl-ACP synthase III yields MQHHPVGIIGSGKYVPERILTNRELEQMVETNDEWIVTRTGIRERRIAAAEQATSDLAYEAAVKALEASGLSAEDLDLILVATITPDMFFPSTASLLQARLGAKKAAAFDLSAACTGFIYGLATASSMIATGMYNHVLVVGAECLSRITDYTDRNTCILFGDGAGAVVLGRVPEGRGFKSFELGADGTGGELLKIGGGGSRLPSSQASVADKQHYIYMAGREVFKFAVRIMGGAAEEALRKAGIEKSEIDLLVPHQANIRIIESALNRLELPPEKCMVNLDKYGNISAASIPIALAEAVEQGRVNEGDCIVLVGFGGGLTWGASVLIW; encoded by the coding sequence ATGCAGCATCATCCTGTAGGCATTATTGGTTCCGGCAAATACGTTCCGGAACGGATACTAACCAACCGCGAGCTGGAGCAAATGGTCGAAACGAACGACGAATGGATCGTCACCCGTACGGGCATCCGGGAGCGGCGGATCGCCGCGGCCGAGCAGGCGACGTCGGATCTCGCGTACGAAGCCGCGGTAAAGGCGCTTGAAGCGTCCGGCTTATCGGCGGAGGACCTGGATCTCATTCTGGTGGCGACGATTACGCCGGATATGTTTTTCCCGTCCACCGCAAGTCTGCTGCAGGCCAGGCTCGGCGCGAAAAAAGCCGCTGCGTTCGACCTGTCGGCCGCTTGCACGGGCTTCATTTACGGCTTGGCGACGGCAAGCAGCATGATTGCGACGGGCATGTACAACCATGTGCTGGTCGTAGGCGCCGAATGCCTGTCGCGCATTACCGATTACACCGACCGCAACACCTGCATCCTGTTCGGCGACGGAGCGGGCGCGGTCGTACTTGGCCGGGTGCCGGAGGGACGCGGATTCAAATCGTTCGAGCTTGGCGCGGACGGCACCGGCGGCGAGCTGCTGAAAATAGGCGGCGGCGGGTCGCGGCTTCCGTCTTCTCAGGCTTCCGTTGCGGACAAGCAGCATTACATCTACATGGCCGGCAGAGAGGTGTTCAAATTCGCCGTCCGCATTATGGGCGGAGCCGCGGAAGAGGCGCTTCGCAAAGCGGGAATCGAGAAGAGCGAGATCGATCTGCTCGTCCCCCATCAGGCGAATATCCGGATTATCGAGTCCGCGCTGAACCGGCTCGAACTGCCACCTGAGAAATGTATGGTCAATTTGGATAAGTACGGAAATATATCGGCAGCTTCCATTCCGATTGCGCTGGCGGAAGCGGTGGAGCAGGGCCGCGTCAACGAAGGCGACTGCATCGTGCTGGTCGGCTTCGGCGGCGGCCTCACCTGGGGCGCATCGGTATTGATCTGGTAA
- the plsX gene encoding phosphate acyltransferase PlsX has protein sequence MRIAIDAMGGDHAPSLIVKGALEAAAEFRDTELLLVGDRAQIETHMAGAKPANVGIVHADDVIGPDEEPVKAVRRKKGSSMVMAGQLVREGEAEAMLSAGNTGALMTTGLLVVGRIGGIDRPALAPMLPTMDDVGVLALDLGANMDAKPEHLLQYAIMGSIYRVKVHGIDKPRVGLLNVGTEAMKGNELTKAAFELLQTAPVHFIGNVEARDVLIRNCDVLICDGFAGNIMLKAMEGAAGTVMRGVRDALTSTWLTKLAALAVRPKLLELRAKMDYKEHGGGPLLGVKGLVIKCHGSSDAKAVKNAVGKARTAINNRLTESIITEFSGK, from the coding sequence GTGCGGATCGCTATCGACGCGATGGGAGGCGATCATGCGCCTTCGCTGATCGTGAAAGGGGCGCTGGAAGCGGCGGCGGAGTTCCGTGATACGGAGCTGCTGCTCGTCGGAGACCGGGCGCAAATCGAGACGCATATGGCCGGCGCGAAGCCGGCAAATGTCGGGATTGTCCATGCGGACGATGTGATTGGGCCGGATGAAGAGCCGGTCAAGGCGGTCCGCCGCAAGAAAGGGTCGTCCATGGTAATGGCCGGCCAGCTCGTGCGCGAAGGCGAGGCGGAGGCGATGCTGTCGGCAGGCAATACCGGCGCGCTGATGACGACCGGCCTGCTGGTCGTCGGCCGGATTGGCGGAATCGACCGGCCGGCGCTTGCGCCGATGCTGCCGACGATGGACGATGTCGGCGTGCTGGCGCTCGATCTGGGAGCCAACATGGACGCGAAGCCCGAGCATTTGCTCCAATATGCGATTATGGGCAGCATTTACCGTGTCAAAGTGCACGGCATCGACAAGCCGCGCGTTGGGCTGCTCAACGTCGGCACGGAAGCGATGAAAGGCAACGAGCTGACGAAGGCGGCCTTCGAGCTGCTGCAGACGGCGCCGGTGCATTTTATCGGCAATGTGGAGGCGAGGGACGTGCTGATCCGCAATTGCGATGTGCTGATATGCGACGGCTTTGCCGGAAATATTATGCTTAAAGCGATGGAAGGCGCGGCCGGCACGGTAATGCGGGGCGTGCGGGATGCGCTGACAAGCACGTGGCTGACCAAGCTGGCGGCGCTGGCCGTCAGGCCGAAGCTGCTGGAGCTGCGGGCGAAAATGGACTATAAGGAGCACGGCGGCGGCCCGCTGCTCGGCGTAAAAGGGCTCGTCATCAAATGCCACGGCTCATCCGACGCGAAAGCGGTGAAAAACGCGGTCGGCAAAGCGAGAACGGCGATCAATAACCGTTTGACCGAATCGATAATAACGGAATTTAGCGGGAAGTGA
- the fapR gene encoding transcription factor FapR: MPKRQRHQQLSRLIEENPFITDRELTRVLKVSIQTVRLDRMELGIPELRERLKLMAERSYDAVRSLPLHEVIGDIVDLQLDKSGISIFEIRDEHVFSRTGIARGHHLFAQANSLAVAVINDEIALTASADIRFLRQVKLGEKCIAKAYVRSGGRSKAKVEVFSYVGDEMVFQGNFMIYRSAGEPVVKGGN, translated from the coding sequence ATACCGAAGCGGCAGCGGCACCAGCAGCTCTCCCGGCTGATCGAAGAAAATCCGTTCATTACGGACCGGGAATTGACAAGAGTACTCAAGGTCAGCATTCAGACGGTCCGTCTCGACCGGATGGAGCTCGGCATACCCGAGCTGCGCGAACGGCTGAAGCTGATGGCCGAACGGTCCTACGATGCCGTCCGTTCCTTGCCGCTGCATGAAGTCATTGGCGATATCGTCGATTTGCAGCTCGACAAGAGCGGCATTTCCATTTTTGAAATACGCGACGAACATGTGTTTTCGAGAACCGGCATTGCCCGCGGACACCATCTGTTCGCTCAGGCGAACTCGCTTGCGGTTGCCGTCATCAACGACGAAATCGCCTTGACGGCGTCAGCCGACATTCGCTTCCTGCGGCAGGTCAAGCTGGGAGAAAAGTGCATCGCGAAGGCGTATGTGCGCTCCGGCGGCCGCAGCAAGGCGAAGGTGGAGGTGTTCTCGTACGTTGGCGACGAGATGGTTTTTCAGGGCAACTTTATGATTTATCGGTCCGCGGGAGAGCCGGTCGTTAAGGGAGGAAATTAA
- the rpmF gene encoding 50S ribosomal protein L32, whose amino-acid sequence MAVPQRRTSKTRRDKRRTHFKLTVPGMVKCDQCGELKLAHRVCKVCGYYKTREIIKQ is encoded by the coding sequence ATGGCAGTACCACAACGAAGAACGTCCAAAACTCGTCGTGACAAGCGCCGTACGCATTTCAAGCTGACGGTTCCGGGCATGGTGAAATGCGACCAATGCGGAGAGCTGAAGCTGGCTCACCGGGTGTGCAAGGTGTGCGGATATTATAAAACGAGAGAGATTATCAAACAATAA
- a CDS encoding YceD family protein produces the protein MELRIQEMASKGTKAEIRTTLDGGWLKDVRKDILRAGPIAVDLTAQGEGGEVNVGGRLSTEVELACSRCLEPLAYKASADFRETFKPASAMNGSEPEETIPVEEDKVDLEPFVEETMMLALPFAPLCEESCKGLCHTCGANLNEGGCGCLTDAVDPRFAALKDLFKS, from the coding sequence ATGGAATTGCGTATACAGGAAATGGCTTCCAAAGGGACGAAGGCCGAGATCCGGACAACGCTGGACGGCGGCTGGCTGAAGGACGTTCGCAAAGATATTCTCCGCGCGGGACCGATCGCCGTCGATTTGACGGCGCAGGGCGAGGGCGGCGAAGTGAACGTCGGCGGGCGGCTGTCGACGGAAGTCGAGCTGGCGTGTTCGAGGTGTCTGGAGCCGCTCGCTTACAAGGCGTCCGCCGATTTCCGCGAAACGTTCAAGCCGGCTTCGGCGATGAACGGCTCGGAGCCGGAGGAGACGATTCCGGTGGAAGAGGACAAGGTCGATCTGGAGCCGTTCGTCGAAGAGACGATGATGCTTGCGCTTCCTTTTGCCCCGCTGTGCGAAGAGTCCTGCAAAGGGCTGTGCCATACGTGCGGCGCCAATTTGAACGAAGGCGGCTGCGGCTGTTTGACGGATGCGGTCGATCCGCGTTTCGCTGCACTGAAGGATTTGTTTAAATCGTAA
- a CDS encoding nucleotidyltransferase — MRTVGLIVEYNPFHNGHLYHLQQSVKITKADAVVAVMSGHFLQRGEPALADKWTRTEMALRGGCDLVIELPVAYSTQAAEWFAYGAVALLGATGVVDSLCFGSESGELGPLRRIARAVANEPEPFPRLLAEALAAGVSYPAAYSAAVRRFMEAAGDAEAAAYPLAQPNNTLGLHYLLALERLGSAVEPCTIRREKAGYAQATITDARIASATAIRKLVAERKSPAEAAPYVPASTLELLLRAAAEGRGPVGWADYERPLFHKLLAEQAGTLGEYREMSEGLEHRLARVLTRLPALDFKSLLDALKTKRYTRTKLQRALLAVLLGHRKEWLTPNRLRDGVRYIRVLGFTDKGRALLRRMRQTARLPVLLSAARPPEPYPFLELDVRASAVYALAWRDAGPEECFRDYYGKPVTL, encoded by the coding sequence ATGCGCACGGTCGGCTTAATTGTCGAGTATAATCCGTTTCATAACGGACACCTCTATCATTTGCAGCAATCGGTCAAAATAACGAAGGCGGACGCCGTCGTCGCGGTCATGAGCGGCCATTTTCTGCAGCGCGGCGAGCCGGCGCTTGCGGATAAATGGACCCGGACGGAAATGGCGCTGCGGGGCGGCTGCGACCTCGTCATCGAGCTGCCCGTCGCCTATTCCACGCAGGCGGCGGAATGGTTCGCGTATGGCGCCGTGGCGCTGCTCGGCGCGACGGGCGTCGTGGATTCGCTGTGCTTCGGCAGCGAATCCGGCGAGCTCGGCCCGCTGCGGCGCATTGCACGCGCGGTGGCGAACGAGCCGGAGCCGTTTCCGCGGCTCCTGGCGGAAGCGCTTGCGGCGGGCGTCAGCTATCCCGCCGCATACAGCGCCGCGGTGCGGCGCTTCATGGAGGCGGCCGGGGACGCGGAAGCGGCCGCCTATCCGCTTGCGCAGCCCAACAATACGCTCGGGCTGCATTATTTGCTTGCGCTGGAGCGGCTCGGCAGCGCGGTCGAGCCCTGCACGATCCGGCGCGAGAAAGCCGGCTACGCGCAAGCAACCATTACTGATGCGCGGATTGCCAGCGCCACCGCGATCCGGAAGCTTGTCGCGGAGCGGAAGTCGCCGGCGGAAGCTGCGCCGTACGTGCCGGCTTCCACGCTGGAGCTGCTGCTCCGCGCCGCCGCCGAAGGCCGCGGCCCCGTGGGCTGGGCCGATTACGAGCGGCCGCTTTTTCACAAGCTGCTCGCCGAACAGGCCGGAACGCTCGGCGAATACCGCGAGATGAGCGAAGGACTCGAGCACCGCCTTGCAAGGGTTCTGACCCGGCTGCCGGCTCTGGATTTCAAATCGCTGCTCGACGCGCTCAAGACGAAGCGTTATACCCGCACGAAGCTTCAGCGCGCCCTGCTCGCCGTTCTGCTCGGGCACCGCAAGGAGTGGCTGACGCCGAATAGGCTGCGGGACGGCGTGCGGTATATCCGCGTGCTCGGGTTCACGGACAAAGGCCGCGCGCTTCTGCGCCGCATGCGCCAAACGGCGCGGCTGCCCGTGCTGCTCAGCGCGGCGCGGCCGCCGGAGCCGTACCCGTTCCTGGAGCTGGACGTGCGCGCAAGCGCCGTCTATGCGCTCGCCTGGCGGGACGCCGGGCCGGAGGAATGCTTCCGCGATTATTACGGGAAGCCGGTCACGCTGTAG
- a CDS encoding nucleoside recognition domain-containing protein, which produces MTRTLTYACLSLLLVAAIVYRPDDAFQASLQGLTVWWNIVFPGLLPFLTLMELMLAFGAVHALGVFFDPLMRRLFRLPGEAGFAVAAGWTGGFPAGAEAAAALRRREAVTRGEGQRLLALAHMPSPLFMLLVVGAGFFRRPELGAAVACAVWLAAFAAAFAGARLARRGKDGAPGEGRPIPGAAPGIGLLRQAASAMAKARALDGRTFGKALGDSVTAAVYKLLAVGGLMMFGAVIVRLLEPLVPDAVPALLLPGLLESHIGAYAAAAAQLPGGIALNAAAAAAVLGWGGVSALLQAGSAVAGTDLSLAKLAAARLAQSALAAALLLGLWRPLTGLFTALSPAAAPVLELEGAARNTAAPAAIHAASLASLWAYAPLLIAGFGAVLLLLAAVSALAGVRGSGAARR; this is translated from the coding sequence GTGACGCGCACATTGACTTACGCCTGTTTGTCCCTGCTGCTTGTCGCCGCCATCGTATACCGGCCGGACGACGCATTCCAGGCCTCGCTGCAAGGGCTGACCGTGTGGTGGAACATCGTGTTTCCCGGCCTGCTGCCGTTTCTGACGCTGATGGAGCTTATGCTTGCCTTCGGCGCCGTTCACGCCCTCGGCGTCTTCTTCGACCCGCTGATGCGCCGCCTGTTCCGGCTGCCGGGCGAAGCCGGCTTCGCCGTTGCGGCCGGCTGGACCGGCGGCTTCCCGGCCGGCGCCGAAGCGGCGGCCGCGCTGCGGCGCCGGGAGGCCGTCACACGCGGGGAAGGGCAGCGCCTGCTGGCGCTGGCGCATATGCCGAGCCCGCTCTTCATGCTGCTCGTCGTCGGCGCAGGCTTTTTCCGCAGGCCGGAGCTCGGCGCGGCCGTCGCCTGCGCCGTATGGCTCGCCGCCTTCGCGGCGGCGTTCGCCGGCGCGCGGCTCGCGCGGCGCGGCAAAGACGGCGCTCCCGGCGAAGGCCGGCCCATCCCCGGCGCGGCTCCCGGAATCGGCCTCCTGCGCCAAGCCGCTTCGGCCATGGCCAAAGCGAGGGCGCTCGACGGACGCACCTTCGGCAAGGCGCTCGGCGATTCCGTAACCGCCGCGGTCTACAAGCTGCTGGCCGTCGGCGGCCTGATGATGTTCGGCGCGGTAATCGTCCGCCTGCTCGAGCCGCTCGTGCCCGATGCGGTGCCCGCCCTGCTGTTGCCGGGCCTGCTGGAAAGCCATATCGGCGCCTACGCGGCTGCGGCCGCCCAGCTTCCCGGCGGCATCGCCTTAAACGCGGCCGCCGCGGCCGCCGTCCTCGGCTGGGGCGGTGTCAGCGCCCTCCTGCAGGCCGGCAGCGCCGTCGCCGGCACCGACCTGTCGCTGGCGAAGCTCGCCGCCGCGCGGCTGGCGCAGTCGGCTCTCGCTGCGGCACTGCTGCTCGGCTTGTGGCGGCCGCTGACCGGCCTATTCACCGCCTTGTCGCCGGCCGCCGCGCCTGTGCTGGAGCTGGAAGGCGCGGCCCGGAATACCGCCGCGCCGGCCGCCATCCATGCCGCAAGCCTCGCGAGCCTGTGGGCGTACGCCCCGCTGCTCATCGCGGGCTTCGGCGCCGTGCTGCTCCTGCTGGCCGCCGTGTCCGCCCTGGCCGGCGTCCGCGGAAGCGGCGCCGCCCGCAGGTGA
- the coaD gene encoding pantetheine-phosphate adenylyltransferase: MSSSNNESRVAVYPGSFDPVTYGHLDIIRRAAKQFDHLIVAVLNNTSKNPLFSVDERKALLSEVTRDLPNVAIDSFRDLLVRFMRSRHAQVIVRGIRSITDFEYEIQLASTNHQLDPEIETIFMMTNPKYSYLSSSIVKEIAQFRGSVKDLVPPEIERALAAKFASRP; encoded by the coding sequence ATGTCATCGTCAAACAACGAATCGAGAGTCGCGGTGTACCCCGGCAGCTTCGATCCGGTTACATACGGCCATTTGGATATTATCCGGCGGGCGGCCAAGCAGTTCGACCATTTGATTGTCGCCGTTTTGAACAACACCAGTAAAAATCCGTTATTTTCCGTGGACGAGCGGAAGGCGCTGCTGTCCGAGGTGACGCGCGATCTGCCGAACGTCGCGATCGACAGCTTCCGCGACCTGCTCGTCCGGTTCATGCGTTCGCGCCATGCCCAGGTGATCGTCCGCGGCATCCGCTCGATCACCGATTTCGAATATGAAATTCAGCTGGCGTCGACGAATCATCAGCTCGATCCGGAAATTGAAACGATCTTCATGATGACGAATCCGAAATATTCGTATTTAAGCTCCAGCATCGTAAAAGAAATCGCGCAGTTTCGCGGCAGTGTGAAGGACCTCGTCCCCCCGGAGATTGAACGCGCCCTCGCCGCTAAATTCGCAAGCCGCCCGTAA
- the rsmD gene encoding 16S rRNA (guanine(966)-N(2))-methyltransferase RsmD, whose product MRVIAGSAKGRVLKAVPGMNTRPTTDKVKEAIFSMIGPYFDGGWVLDLFAGTGGLGIEALSRGAERAVFIDREKASVDVVRHNLAAAGVSDRAELYRNEAVRAVKALSKRETKFRYVFLDPPYRMKDMDELMAQLAEYGLLEDEAVIVIEHDAEHRYPETAAHFEQTKRSAYGDTAVTIYRYRPAAEAAHRTERPEQMED is encoded by the coding sequence TTGAGAGTGATCGCGGGCTCGGCGAAGGGCCGCGTTTTAAAAGCGGTGCCCGGCATGAATACCCGTCCGACGACCGACAAGGTGAAGGAAGCGATCTTCAGCATGATCGGCCCGTATTTCGACGGCGGATGGGTACTCGACCTGTTTGCCGGCACCGGCGGGCTCGGCATTGAAGCGCTTAGCCGGGGCGCGGAGCGGGCCGTTTTTATCGACAGGGAGAAAGCGAGCGTCGACGTCGTCCGGCATAACCTCGCTGCGGCCGGTGTGTCGGACCGGGCGGAACTGTACCGCAATGAAGCGGTGCGGGCGGTCAAAGCGCTCTCGAAAAGGGAAACGAAGTTCCGCTATGTGTTTCTCGATCCGCCCTATCGCATGAAGGATATGGACGAGCTGATGGCGCAGCTGGCCGAATACGGCCTGCTGGAGGACGAAGCCGTCATCGTCATCGAGCACGACGCGGAGCATCGCTACCCGGAAACGGCTGCGCATTTTGAACAGACGAAGCGCTCGGCGTACGGCGATACGGCGGTCACGATTTACCGGTACCGGCCGGCGGCGGAAGCCGCGCATCGAACGGAGCGCCCCGAGCAGATGGAGGATTAA